The Lysobacter gummosus genome includes a region encoding these proteins:
- the hflD gene encoding high frequency lysogenization protein HflD, producing the protein MMADLSQRVLALAGLAQALAQVRRIADTGQANAAVLGTALDSVFRIDASSPAAVYGGLDNLRPGLMLMQDYFTHRAKDEHLPRLTLAVMQLERRFVRDTAMTEKVLRGIHEQANPAHRLGSSHPDVIAALGTLYADTLSHLRPRVLVQGNPHYLGQPGVVAEVRAVLLAAVRSAVLWRQLGGSYWDLLLRKRAMVDSVESQLG; encoded by the coding sequence TTGATGGCCGATCTTTCGCAACGCGTCCTCGCCCTCGCCGGTCTCGCCCAGGCCCTGGCCCAGGTGCGGCGCATCGCCGACACCGGCCAGGCCAACGCGGCCGTGCTCGGCACCGCCCTGGACTCGGTATTCCGCATCGACGCCTCCTCGCCCGCCGCTGTGTACGGTGGCCTGGACAATCTGCGGCCCGGGCTGATGCTGATGCAGGACTACTTCACCCATCGCGCCAAGGACGAGCACCTGCCGCGCCTGACCCTGGCGGTGATGCAGCTGGAGCGCCGTTTCGTGCGCGATACGGCGATGACCGAGAAGGTGCTGCGCGGCATCCACGAACAGGCCAACCCCGCGCACCGGCTCGGCAGCAGCCACCCAGACGTGATCGCGGCGCTGGGCACCTTGTACGCCGACACCCTGAGCCACCTGCGTCCGCGCGTGCTGGTGCAGGGCAACCCGCATTACCTCGGCCAGCCCGGCGTGGTCGCCGAAGTGCGCGCGGTGCTGCTGGCGGCGGTGCGCTCGGCGGTGCTGTGGCGCCAGCTCGGCGGCAGCTACTGGGATCTGCTGCTGCGCAAGCGAGCGATGGTGGATTCGGTCGAATCGCAGTTGGGTTGA
- the mnmA gene encoding tRNA 2-thiouridine(34) synthase MnmA, with amino-acid sequence MSRSANTIVGMSGGVDSSVAALLLRDSGEALSGLFMQNWADDGSGDCRAEDDRRDAVAVSGRLGLPIHFRDFSGEYWAGVFEHFVAEYATGRTPNPDVLCNREIKFKYFLDAARELGADYIATGHYARVDQAGGRFRLLRARDGGKDQSYFLHQLGQAQLSATKFPLGELLKRDVREMARAAGLPTAAKKDSTGICFIGERDFREFLSRYLPAKQGEIRTPDGRVVGAHPGVFYFTLGQREGLNIGGVRGFEPAPWYVVGKDVAANVLYVDQGSDSRWLQSQALQSETAHWIAGVAPAARFRCSAQTRYRQSDQDCEVQVRDDGTLQVRFDQPQRAVTPGQSLVLYDGEVCLGGAVIAATDAPALAAGSDDSLPNSTSSFTATH; translated from the coding sequence ATGTCCAGGTCGGCCAACACCATCGTGGGCATGTCGGGCGGGGTCGATTCCTCGGTCGCGGCCTTGCTGCTGCGCGATTCCGGCGAAGCCCTGTCGGGTTTGTTCATGCAGAACTGGGCCGACGACGGCAGCGGCGACTGCCGCGCCGAGGACGATCGCCGCGACGCGGTCGCGGTCTCGGGCCGGCTCGGGCTGCCGATCCACTTCCGCGATTTCTCCGGCGAGTACTGGGCCGGCGTGTTCGAGCACTTCGTCGCCGAGTACGCGACCGGCCGCACGCCCAATCCCGACGTGCTGTGCAACCGCGAGATCAAGTTCAAGTATTTCCTCGACGCCGCGCGCGAACTGGGTGCCGACTACATCGCCACCGGCCACTACGCGCGGGTCGACCAGGCCGGCGGCCGCTTCCGCCTGCTGCGCGCGCGCGACGGCGGCAAGGACCAGAGCTATTTCCTGCACCAGCTTGGCCAGGCCCAGTTGAGCGCGACCAAATTCCCGCTGGGCGAACTGCTCAAGCGCGACGTGCGCGAGATGGCGCGCGCCGCCGGCCTGCCGACCGCGGCCAAGAAAGACTCCACCGGCATCTGTTTCATCGGCGAACGCGATTTCCGCGAGTTCCTGTCGCGTTATCTGCCGGCGAAACAGGGTGAGATCCGCACGCCGGACGGGCGTGTCGTCGGCGCTCATCCGGGGGTGTTCTACTTCACTCTCGGCCAGCGCGAAGGCCTCAACATCGGCGGCGTGCGCGGCTTCGAGCCGGCGCCGTGGTACGTGGTCGGCAAGGACGTGGCCGCCAACGTGCTCTACGTCGATCAGGGCAGCGACAGCCGCTGGCTGCAGTCGCAGGCATTGCAGTCGGAAACCGCGCACTGGATCGCCGGCGTCGCGCCTGCCGCGCGGTTTCGCTGCAGCGCGCAGACCCGCTATCGCCAGTCCGACCAGGACTGCGAGGTGCAGGTGCGCGACGACGGCACGCTGCAGGTCCGCTTCGATCAGCCGCAGCGCGCGGTCACCCCGGGGCAATCGCTGGTGCTGTACGACGGCGAGGTCTGCCTCGGCGGCGCGGTGATCGCCGCCACCGACGCGCCGGCGCTGGCCGCCGGCAGCGACGACTCACTTCCGAATTCCACTTCTTCTTTTACGGCGACCCATTGA
- a CDS encoding NUDIX hydrolase codes for MSYREGRFWQPDVTVATIVVEGGRLLMVEESVGGRLVINQPAGHLEPDESLRDAALRETLEETGWDVRLTAFVGAYQWKAPVQPDGSGGRHYLRFAFAAEPERHHAGRALDEGIVQALWMTPAQLQARSAEHRSPLVWQVVADYLGGRRHSLDLLQHSVAPEAL; via the coding sequence GTGAGCTACCGCGAAGGCCGTTTCTGGCAACCCGACGTCACCGTCGCCACCATCGTGGTCGAGGGCGGGCGTCTGCTCATGGTCGAAGAATCGGTCGGCGGCCGGCTGGTGATCAACCAGCCCGCCGGCCATCTGGAGCCGGACGAAAGCCTGCGCGACGCCGCGCTGCGCGAGACCTTGGAGGAAACCGGCTGGGACGTGCGCCTGACCGCGTTCGTCGGCGCCTATCAGTGGAAGGCCCCGGTGCAGCCCGACGGCTCCGGCGGCCGCCATTATCTGCGCTTCGCCTTCGCCGCCGAGCCCGAACGCCACCATGCCGGACGCGCGCTCGACGAAGGCATCGTCCAGGCGCTGTGGATGACGCCGGCGCAGTTGCAGGCGCGCTCGGCCGAGCACCGCAGCCCGCTGGTGTGGCAGGTCGTGGCCGATTACCTCGGCGGCCGCCGCCACTCGCTCGACCTGCTGCAGCATTCGGTCGCGCCCGAAGCGCTGTGA
- the clpS gene encoding ATP-dependent Clp protease adapter ClpS gives MAKQTDHEHSHGVLVEAGKPEVARPPLYSVLVLNDDYTPMDFVVEVLMRFFPMNVEKATQIMLHVHTRGRGVCGVFTREVAESKVAQVNEFSRLHQHPLLCTMEKA, from the coding sequence ATGGCAAAACAGACCGATCACGAACACAGTCACGGCGTGCTGGTGGAAGCCGGCAAGCCCGAAGTCGCCCGTCCGCCGCTTTATTCGGTACTGGTGCTTAACGACGATTACACCCCGATGGACTTCGTCGTCGAGGTGCTGATGCGCTTTTTTCCGATGAACGTCGAAAAAGCTACGCAAATCATGCTCCACGTCCATACCCGCGGCCGCGGCGTATGCGGCGTCTTCACGCGCGAAGTGGCCGAGTCCAAAGTCGCGCAGGTGAATGAATTTTCAAGACTGCATCAGCACCCCTTGCTGTGCACGATGGAAAAGGCCTAA
- the clpA gene encoding ATP-dependent Clp protease ATP-binding subunit ClpA, translating into MFSKDLEYSIGQCYKRAREARHEYMTVEHLLLALLDNPSAEAVLKATGADFARLRSDLEQAIATSVQVLPDDVDRDTQPTLGFQRVLQRAVYHVQSSGKKEVTGANVLVAIFGEKDSHAVYFLNQQDVARLDVVNYLSHGIVKHSGEEGQGHHEEESKPPEGPDVDGKSDALAEFASNLNQLAREGKIDPLVGRADEVERTIQVLCRRRKNNPLYVGEAGVGKTAIAEGLAKRIVDGEVPEVLRNATIFALDLGALVAGTKYRGDFEKRLKAVLAQLKKQPEAILFVDEIHTIIGAGSASGGTMDASNLIKPALSSGELRCIGSTTFQEYRGIFEKDRALARRFQKIDIVEPTVGETYEILQGLKPKYESHHGVTYADEALQAAVDLSVKHIGDRLLPDKAIDVIDEAGARQRLLPESARKQLIDIEEIETIVAKMARIPTKQVSASDKDVLRNLERNLKMVIFGQDPAIETLASAIKLARSGLGNPDKPIGNFLFAGPTGVGKTEVTKQLALQLGIELVRFDMSEYMEPHSVSRLIGAPPGYVGFDQGGLLTEKIVKTPHCVLLLDEVEKAHPDIFNILLQVMDRGTLTDTNGREANFKNVIVVMTTNAGAAQASRRSIGFTKQDHSTDAMEVIRKGFSPEFRNRLDAVVQFQALGFDHILRVVDKFLIELESQLHEKNVTLTATPTARDWLAQHGFDPLMGARPMARVIQDQIKRPLADELLFGKLVGGGRVTIDVKDDQLVVEAQAEPEKLLPATV; encoded by the coding sequence ATGTTCAGCAAGGATCTCGAATACAGCATCGGCCAGTGCTACAAGCGCGCCCGCGAGGCGCGCCATGAGTACATGACGGTCGAACACCTGCTGCTCGCACTACTCGACAACCCGTCCGCCGAGGCCGTCCTCAAGGCCACCGGCGCGGACTTCGCGCGATTGCGCAGCGATCTGGAACAGGCCATAGCGACCTCGGTCCAGGTGCTGCCCGACGACGTCGATCGCGACACCCAGCCCACGCTGGGCTTCCAGCGCGTGCTGCAACGCGCGGTCTACCACGTCCAGTCCTCGGGCAAGAAGGAAGTCACCGGCGCCAACGTGCTGGTGGCGATCTTCGGCGAGAAGGACTCGCACGCGGTCTACTTCCTCAATCAGCAGGACGTGGCCCGCCTGGACGTGGTCAATTACCTGTCCCACGGCATCGTCAAGCACAGCGGCGAGGAGGGGCAGGGCCACCACGAGGAAGAGTCCAAGCCGCCGGAGGGGCCGGATGTGGATGGCAAGTCCGATGCGCTGGCCGAATTCGCCAGCAACCTCAATCAGCTGGCGCGCGAAGGCAAGATCGACCCCCTGGTCGGCCGCGCGGACGAAGTCGAGCGCACCATCCAGGTGCTGTGCCGCCGGCGCAAGAACAACCCGCTGTACGTCGGCGAGGCCGGGGTGGGCAAGACCGCCATCGCCGAAGGCCTGGCCAAGCGCATCGTCGATGGCGAAGTGCCCGAGGTGCTGCGCAACGCGACCATCTTCGCCCTCGACCTGGGCGCCCTGGTCGCCGGCACCAAGTACCGCGGCGATTTCGAAAAGCGCCTGAAGGCCGTGCTCGCGCAGCTCAAGAAGCAGCCCGAGGCGATCTTGTTCGTCGATGAGATCCACACCATCATCGGCGCCGGCTCCGCCAGCGGCGGCACCATGGACGCCAGCAACCTGATCAAGCCGGCCCTGTCCTCGGGCGAGCTGCGCTGCATCGGTTCGACCACGTTCCAGGAATACCGCGGCATCTTCGAGAAGGACCGCGCGCTGGCGCGGCGCTTCCAGAAGATCGACATCGTCGAGCCGACCGTGGGCGAGACCTACGAAATCCTGCAGGGCCTCAAGCCCAAGTACGAGTCGCACCACGGCGTCACCTACGCCGACGAGGCGCTGCAGGCTGCGGTGGATCTGTCGGTCAAGCACATCGGCGACCGCCTGCTGCCGGACAAGGCCATCGACGTCATCGACGAGGCCGGCGCGCGCCAGCGCCTGCTGCCGGAGAGCGCGCGCAAGCAGCTCATCGACATCGAGGAGATCGAGACCATCGTCGCCAAGATGGCGCGCATCCCGACCAAGCAGGTGTCGGCCAGCGACAAGGACGTGCTGCGCAATCTCGAACGCAACCTCAAGATGGTGATCTTCGGCCAGGATCCGGCGATCGAGACGCTCGCCTCGGCGATCAAGCTCGCGCGCTCGGGCCTGGGCAATCCGGACAAGCCGATCGGCAACTTCCTGTTCGCCGGTCCCACCGGCGTGGGCAAGACCGAGGTGACCAAGCAGCTCGCGCTGCAACTGGGCATCGAGCTGGTCCGCTTCGACATGTCCGAGTACATGGAGCCGCATTCGGTCAGCCGCCTGATCGGCGCGCCTCCGGGCTACGTCGGTTTCGACCAGGGCGGCCTGCTCACCGAGAAGATCGTCAAGACCCCGCACTGCGTGCTGTTGCTGGACGAAGTCGAGAAGGCGCATCCGGACATCTTCAACATCCTGTTGCAGGTCATGGACCGTGGCACGCTGACCGATACCAACGGTCGCGAGGCCAACTTCAAGAACGTGATCGTGGTGATGACGACCAATGCCGGCGCGGCTCAGGCTTCGCGGCGTTCGATCGGCTTCACCAAGCAGGACCACTCCACCGATGCGATGGAAGTGATCCGCAAGGGCTTCAGCCCGGAATTCCGCAACCGCCTCGACGCGGTGGTGCAGTTCCAGGCGCTGGGCTTCGATCACATCCTGCGGGTGGTGGACAAGTTCCTGATCGAGCTGGAAAGCCAGCTGCACGAGAAGAACGTGACCCTCACCGCCACGCCGACCGCGCGCGACTGGCTGGCCCAGCACGGTTTCGATCCGCTGATGGGCGCCCGTCCGATGGCGCGCGTGATCCAGGACCAGATCAAGCGTCCGCTCGCCGACGAACTGCTGTTCGGCAAGCTGGTGGGCGGCGGCCGGGTCACCATCGACGTCAAGGACGATCAGCTCGTGGTCGAGGCGCAGGCCGAGCCGGAGAAGCTGTTGCCGGCGACGGTGTGA
- a CDS encoding DUF6491 family protein, with amino-acid sequence MLLPTRIALATLLTFAASAAFADPIDACVDLGAKPKISRLGDKAVLVKDSDSYYRLNVKSCYDLSFTQQFEVSTEKQKGRICPTGTRVRTNRDNCEVAQVEKIDEAAYRKFGGR; translated from the coding sequence ATGTTGTTGCCCACAAGGATTGCGTTGGCCACGTTGCTTACTTTCGCCGCGAGCGCGGCATTCGCCGACCCGATCGATGCCTGCGTCGATCTGGGCGCCAAGCCGAAGATCTCGCGCCTGGGCGACAAGGCCGTGCTGGTCAAGGACAGCGACAGCTATTACCGATTGAACGTGAAGTCCTGCTACGACCTCAGCTTCACGCAGCAGTTCGAAGTGTCCACCGAGAAGCAGAAAGGCCGCATCTGCCCGACCGGCACGCGCGTGCGAACCAACCGCGACAACTGCGAAGTGGCACAGGTCGAGAAGATCGACGAAGCCGCGTATCGCAAGTTCGGCGGGCGGTGA
- the infA gene encoding translation initiation factor IF-1, whose translation MAKDDVIEFEGTVAETLPNTMFRVRLENGHEIIAHISGRMRKNYIRILTGDKVKVEMTPYDLTKGRITYRMK comes from the coding sequence ATGGCAAAAGACGACGTGATCGAATTCGAGGGCACGGTGGCGGAAACTCTTCCGAACACCATGTTCCGCGTGCGTCTCGAAAACGGGCACGAAATCATTGCCCATATCTCGGGTCGCATGCGCAAGAACTACATCCGCATCCTGACCGGCGACAAGGTCAAGGTTGAGATGACGCCCTACGACCTGACTAAGGGCCGCATCACCTACCGCATGAAGTAA
- the aat gene encoding leucyl/phenylalanyl-tRNA--protein transferase, which translates to MRRLPFLLSPDSDAEFPPGGQALADPDGLLAIGGDLTPPRLLNAYRHGIFPWPSDGYPLLWWCPDPRTVFRTDGVRLSSRFRRGLRRCDWTVRADTAFEAVMSACAQAPRPGQDGTWISDEMLQAYAEMHRLGHAHSVEVYDGEELAGGIYGIAIGRMFYGESMFSGRSGGSKVALAALAHCLHRWGWPLLDAQVENPHLLSLGAISLPRELFLARAGELAAQPGFAPGSWTARFGEMRAAQLAEPPPAPSPAAPQRRPD; encoded by the coding sequence ATGAGGCGTCTTCCGTTCCTGCTCTCGCCCGACTCCGACGCCGAGTTTCCGCCCGGCGGGCAGGCGCTGGCCGATCCGGACGGTTTGCTCGCAATCGGCGGCGACCTGACGCCGCCGCGGCTGCTCAACGCCTACCGCCACGGCATCTTCCCCTGGCCCAGCGACGGCTATCCGCTGCTGTGGTGGTGCCCGGACCCGCGCACGGTGTTCCGCACCGACGGCGTGCGCCTGTCGTCCAGATTCCGCCGCGGCCTGCGCCGCTGCGACTGGACCGTGCGCGCCGACACCGCCTTCGAAGCGGTCATGAGCGCCTGCGCCCAGGCGCCGCGGCCCGGCCAGGACGGCACCTGGATCAGCGATGAGATGCTGCAGGCCTATGCCGAGATGCACCGCCTGGGCCATGCGCATTCGGTCGAGGTTTACGACGGCGAAGAACTGGCCGGCGGTATCTACGGCATCGCCATCGGTCGCATGTTCTATGGCGAAAGCATGTTCAGCGGGCGCTCGGGCGGGTCCAAGGTGGCGCTCGCGGCTTTGGCGCATTGCCTGCATCGCTGGGGCTGGCCGCTGCTCGACGCCCAGGTCGAGAATCCGCACCTGCTGAGCCTGGGCGCGATCAGCCTGCCGCGCGAGCTGTTCCTGGCCCGGGCCGGCGAACTCGCGGCCCAGCCTGGGTTTGCGCCCGGTTCGTGGACCGCCCGGTTCGGCGAAATGCGGGCCGCGCAGCTGGCCGAGCCGCCGCCCGCGCCGTCCCCGGCCGCGCCCCAACGCCGGCCCGATTAA
- a CDS encoding GNAT family N-acetyltransferase — MADSKHGDSSLQLRLSGSLGEIEAAQWDALHDGGNPFVAHAFLHGMETQRCVREDWGWTPHHLTVWDGDSLIAAMPAYLKQNSHGEFVFDHAWAHAYAQHGMDYFPKWLAAVPYSPVTGPRLLARTPEHRRLLLAAMAQLCERQKLSSAHINFHRDEEDGAFDDEDAGGDWLQRIDVQYHWRNEPDADGRRWQDFDQFLAAFDHKHRKNIRQERAKVARAGISFRVVEGRDASDADLATMHRFYLTTFAEYGNHAALTLEFVRHLAREMPQSLVIFLAQREGEPIAGALCLRGGDTLYGRYWGAQENLPGLHFETCYYQGIEYCLREGLSVFEPGAQGEHKLARGFLPTLVRSRHWIAHPGFRDALRPWCREEAASVRRYARTLAEHSPFKAVSGD, encoded by the coding sequence ATGGCCGATTCCAAGCACGGCGACAGCTCGCTGCAACTGCGTCTTTCGGGCTCGCTGGGCGAGATCGAAGCGGCGCAGTGGGACGCTTTGCACGACGGCGGCAATCCCTTCGTAGCGCACGCCTTCCTGCACGGCATGGAAACGCAGCGCTGCGTGCGCGAAGACTGGGGCTGGACCCCGCATCATCTGACCGTGTGGGACGGCGACTCGCTGATCGCGGCGATGCCGGCCTACCTGAAGCAGAACTCGCACGGCGAATTCGTGTTCGACCACGCCTGGGCCCATGCCTACGCCCAGCACGGCATGGACTACTTCCCCAAGTGGCTGGCGGCGGTGCCCTACTCGCCGGTGACCGGCCCGCGCCTGCTGGCGCGCACGCCCGAGCACCGGCGGTTGTTGCTGGCGGCGATGGCGCAGTTGTGCGAACGGCAGAAGCTGTCGTCGGCGCACATCAACTTCCATCGCGACGAGGAAGACGGCGCCTTCGACGACGAGGATGCCGGCGGCGATTGGCTGCAACGCATCGACGTCCAGTACCACTGGCGCAACGAGCCCGATGCCGACGGCCGGCGCTGGCAGGACTTCGACCAGTTCCTGGCCGCGTTCGACCACAAGCACCGCAAGAACATCCGCCAGGAACGGGCCAAGGTCGCGCGCGCCGGGATCAGCTTCCGGGTCGTGGAAGGCCGCGACGCCAGCGACGCGGACCTGGCGACGATGCATCGCTTCTACCTCACCACCTTCGCCGAATACGGCAACCATGCCGCCCTGACCCTGGAATTCGTCCGCCATCTGGCGCGCGAGATGCCGCAGTCGCTGGTGATCTTCCTGGCCCAGCGCGAGGGCGAACCGATCGCCGGCGCCCTGTGCCTGCGCGGCGGCGACACCCTGTACGGCCGCTACTGGGGCGCGCAGGAGAACCTGCCCGGCCTGCATTTCGAGACCTGCTACTACCAGGGTATCGAGTACTGCCTGCGCGAAGGCCTGAGCGTGTTCGAGCCCGGCGCGCAGGGCGAGCACAAGCTCGCCCGCGGCTTCCTGCCGACCCTGGTGCGCAGCCGCCACTGGATCGCCCACCCCGGCTTCCGCGACGCGCTGCGGCCGTGGTGCCGCGAAGAAGCGGCCTCGGTGCGGCGCTACGCGCGCACGCTGGCGGAGCATTCGCCGTTCAAGGCCGTGAGTGGGGATTAG
- the trxB gene encoding thioredoxin-disulfide reductase: MSPTKHSRVVILGSGPAGWTAAVYAARANLKPLVITGLQQGGQLMTTTEVDNWPGDAHGLMGPDLMTRMQAHAERFDTEVVFDHIHSADLSKRPFRLTGDNGDYTADALIIATGATAKYLGLPSEEEFKGRGVSACATCDGFFYKDQDVAVIGGGNTAVEEALYLSNIARKVYLVHRRDTLRAEKIMQDKLQAKIQAGKIEPVWHHTVDEVLGNDAGVTGLRVKSVQDGSSKDLSIHGLFIAIGHTPNTSLFEGQLEMKNGYLTIQTGLDGNVTRTSVEGVFAAGDVADQVYRQAITSAGFGCMAALDAEKFLDKDA; this comes from the coding sequence ATGAGCCCTACCAAGCACTCCCGCGTCGTCATCCTCGGTTCCGGCCCGGCCGGCTGGACCGCCGCGGTCTACGCGGCCCGCGCCAACCTGAAGCCGCTGGTCATCACCGGCCTGCAACAGGGCGGCCAGCTGATGACCACCACCGAAGTGGACAACTGGCCCGGCGACGCGCACGGCCTGATGGGCCCGGACCTGATGACGCGCATGCAGGCGCATGCCGAACGCTTCGACACCGAAGTCGTGTTCGACCACATCCACAGCGCCGACCTGTCCAAGCGCCCGTTCCGGCTGACCGGCGATAACGGCGACTACACCGCCGACGCGCTGATCATCGCCACCGGCGCAACCGCGAAGTATCTCGGCCTGCCGTCGGAAGAAGAGTTCAAGGGCCGCGGCGTGTCCGCCTGCGCGACCTGCGACGGTTTCTTCTACAAGGACCAGGACGTGGCGGTGATCGGCGGCGGCAACACCGCGGTCGAAGAAGCGCTGTATCTGTCCAACATCGCGCGCAAGGTCTACCTGGTGCATCGCCGCGACACGCTGCGCGCGGAGAAGATCATGCAGGACAAGCTGCAGGCCAAGATCCAGGCCGGCAAGATCGAGCCGGTATGGCATCACACCGTCGATGAAGTGCTCGGCAACGATGCCGGCGTGACCGGCCTGCGGGTGAAGTCGGTGCAGGACGGTTCGAGCAAGGACCTGTCCATCCACGGCTTGTTCATCGCCATCGGCCACACCCCCAACACCAGCCTGTTCGAAGGCCAGTTGGAGATGAAGAACGGCTACCTGACCATCCAGACCGGTCTGGACGGCAACGTCACCCGCACCTCGGTGGAAGGCGTGTTCGCGGCCGGCGACGTCGCCGACCAGGTCTATCGCCAGGCCATCACTTCCGCCGGTTTCGGCTGCATGGCCGCGCTGGATGCGGAGAAGTTTCTCGACAAGGACGCCTGA
- a CDS encoding alanine dehydrogenase, giving the protein MRIGVPKETKTLEGRVALVPAAAGDLVKRGHEVWLEQDAGIKSGFKDADYTRLGVKIAPDAAALYEKGELIVKVKEPIAGDLQHLRKDHLLFCYLHLAAEPTLTKQLLDIGLTGVAFETVELPNGDLPLLAPMSIIAGKIGVQVGTHLLHQPMSGKGKLLGGLPSTERGKVVVFGAGQAGGASAALAAAGGSNVTVFEMRQDRMEQMMRLGNNVTTLFPYVDVVAREVASADLVIGAVLVTGARAPHVLTREMLKGMEDGSVVVDISIDQGGCFETSRPTTWKEPTYVEEGVTHFCVTNMPGAVPQTSSQAICAAILPWVNKLAGGDWRGNQALVRGINVEGGKLIHPALQGMKL; this is encoded by the coding sequence ATGCGTATCGGCGTACCGAAGGAAACCAAGACTCTCGAAGGGCGCGTAGCGCTCGTTCCCGCCGCGGCCGGCGACCTGGTCAAGCGCGGCCACGAGGTCTGGCTGGAACAGGACGCGGGCATCAAGAGCGGCTTCAAGGACGCCGACTACACGCGTCTGGGCGTGAAGATCGCGCCGGACGCGGCGGCGCTGTACGAAAAGGGCGAGCTGATCGTCAAGGTCAAGGAGCCGATCGCCGGCGACCTGCAGCACCTGCGCAAGGATCACCTGCTGTTCTGCTACCTGCACCTGGCCGCCGAGCCGACCCTGACCAAGCAGTTGCTGGACATCGGCCTGACCGGCGTCGCCTTCGAGACCGTCGAGCTGCCCAACGGCGACCTGCCGCTGCTGGCGCCGATGTCGATCATCGCCGGCAAGATCGGCGTGCAGGTCGGCACCCACCTGCTGCACCAGCCCATGAGCGGCAAGGGCAAGCTGCTGGGCGGCCTGCCGTCCACCGAGCGCGGCAAGGTGGTGGTGTTCGGCGCGGGCCAGGCCGGCGGCGCCTCGGCGGCGCTGGCCGCGGCCGGCGGCTCCAACGTCACCGTGTTCGAAATGCGCCAGGACCGCATGGAGCAGATGATGCGCCTGGGCAACAACGTCACCACGCTGTTCCCGTACGTGGACGTGGTCGCGCGCGAAGTGGCTTCGGCCGACCTGGTGATCGGCGCGGTGCTGGTGACCGGCGCGCGCGCCCCGCACGTGCTGACCCGCGAAATGCTCAAGGGCATGGAAGACGGCAGCGTGGTGGTGGACATCTCCATCGACCAGGGCGGCTGCTTCGAGACCTCGCGTCCGACCACCTGGAAAGAGCCGACCTATGTGGAAGAGGGCGTGACCCACTTCTGCGTGACCAACATGCCCGGCGCGGTGCCGCAGACCTCCTCGCAGGCGATCTGCGCGGCGATCCTGCCGTGGGTCAACAAGCTGGCCGGCGGCGACTGGCGCGGCAACCAGGCGCTGGTGCGCGGCATCAACGTCGAAGGCGGCAAGCTGATCCATCCGGCGCTGCAGGGCATGAAGCTGTAA
- a CDS encoding nuclear transport factor 2 family protein, translated as MRSMALTFALATASTAAMASPDTIERGVRDSIEATCFDYVDGQLEGDPERVARSLHPDLAKRRVLGETPDEKLGLRRMTREELIDLTRRGALKTPKEQWDRSCKVLDVAGNVAVARAETPWFVDFFHLGKFGDRWVIVNALWYSKPKETKK; from the coding sequence ATGCGTTCAATGGCCTTGACCTTCGCCCTCGCCACCGCATCGACCGCGGCGATGGCTTCGCCCGATACGATCGAGCGCGGCGTCCGCGATTCGATCGAGGCGACCTGTTTCGATTATGTCGACGGTCAGCTGGAAGGCGATCCCGAACGCGTCGCCCGTTCGCTGCATCCCGACCTCGCCAAGCGGCGGGTGCTGGGCGAGACGCCTGACGAAAAACTGGGCCTGCGGCGCATGACCCGCGAAGAGCTGATCGATCTGACCCGGCGCGGCGCATTGAAGACGCCGAAGGAACAATGGGATCGTTCGTGCAAGGTGCTCGATGTCGCCGGCAACGTGGCGGTGGCGCGGGCGGAAACGCCGTGGTTCGTGGATTTTTTCCACCTGGGCAAATTCGGGGACCGCTGGGTGATCGTAAACGCCCTGTGGTACTCAAAGCCCAAGGAAACGAAGAAATAA